AACTAGAGAAAAATTAAAACCTTTAATTATTGAGTCAGCAACATCTTTTGCATTTACTCATATTTATAATGAAGAAATAGATGAAATTAATATTTTAAATGCTTCAATGAAAGCCATGCAAGAATGTGTTTTGAAACTATTTCCTACACCCGAATTTATTATTGTGGATGGAAATAGAAATATAAACGCTAAACTTGGTTTAAAATCAATTGCCGGCAGAACGTTTACACAAAAAGAAATTGAACTTTTAAAATCAATCCCAAATAAAAGCATTATAAAAGGAGATAGTAAATTTACTAGTATTGCTGCATCTTCTATATTAGCAAAAACATTCAGAGATGAATATATGGACAAAATACATGAAGAATTTCCAATGTATAACTGGAAAAAAAATAAAGGATATCCAACAATTGAACATAGAGAAGCAATTAGAAAATATGGTGTCACAAAATATCATCGTAAAAGCTTTCGATTATTGCCTGATCAACTTACTTTAGAATTTTAATTAGAGAATAATTTCTTTTTCTAAAATTTTGGCTTCAAAAAGATTTTGAAAGTGTTTGATGATTTTGTCTTTAACTTCTTCTTCATTAACTTTTTCAACATCTAATTCATTGTTTAGTGAAGTAACAGCTTTACCTTTTATACCGCAAGGAATTATATTATCAAAATATCCTAAGTTAGCATTAACATTCAACGCAAATCCGTGCATAGTTACCCAACGTGAAGCTCGAACTCCCATTGCACATATTTTTCTAGCAAATGGCGTTCCTACATCTAACCAAACTCCCGTTTCACCTTCACTTCGTGTACCTATTATATTATACTCAGCTAAAGTTAAAATTATAACTTCTTCTAAAAACCTTAAATACTTATGAATATCGGTGAAAAAATTTTCTAAATCCAAAATAGGATAACCTACAATTTGCCCTGGTCCATGATAAGTAATATCGCCTCCACGATTTATTTTATAAAAAGTAGCTCCTTTTTCCAAAAGTTGTTTTTCAGATAAGAGCAAATTAGACATATCTCCACTTTTCCCTAAAGTATAAACATGCGGATGCTCTACAAAAATAAAATAATTAGGAGTTTCAATATCTGGGTTATTCCTTTTCTCTAATTTTAAATCGACTATTTCTTTGAAAAGCTTTTCTTGATAATCCCAAGTTTCTTTGTAATCTTTAGTTTCTAAATCAAATAAGCGGATATTTTTATTCATAGTGATAAAAGTAGTGTGCAAAGTTACAAACTATAAATAAGTTTTGTAAAAATTTTTATTTCTCGATATTTTAACGAATGAGCAACAAAGTATATAAAGAGTAGACACTCCGTACATAAAGCGTCTATAATGTGTGGACAGTTCGGGTAAAACTAAAAAGAATGTTTTTTAGTAATTATGTAATTTTCTTCTCTTTATTACATTGGCACTTTTTTAAATAATAACTATCTTTGCACGCTTAAAAACAAGAATATGCAACTTTCAGAACAAGAAATCATTAGAAGAGAAAAGCTTCAAGCTTTACGTGAGCTAAATATTAATCCTTATCCAGCAGATTTGTTTCCTGTGAATCATACTTCGAAACAGGTTAAGGAAAATTTTTCTGAAGGAAAGAAAGTAATAGTTGCAGGTCGTTTAATGAGTGTTCGTGACCAAGGTAAAGCAGCTTTTGCTGAATTACAAGATAGCGAAGGAAGAATTCAATTGTATTTCAATAGAGACGTTATTTGTCCTGAGGATGACAAAACAATGTATAATCAGGTTTTTAGAAAACTAACAGATTTAGGCGATTTTATTGGCATCGAAGGAGAAACCTTCTTGACAAAAGTAGGCGCAAAATGTATCCGAGTTGATAAATTCACCTTTTTAAGTAAAACATTACGACCATTACCATTACCAAAAACAGATGAAGAAGGTCATGTTTTTGATGCATTTGTTGACCCAGAATTACGATATAGAATGCGATATGTTGACTTAGTTGTTAATCCTCAAGTGAAGGAAGTTTTCATTAAAAGAACAAAATTGTTTAATGCAATGCGAACTTTTTTCAATAATGCTGGATACATGGAAGTTGAAACTCCAGTATTACAAGCTATTCCTGGTGGTGCAGCAGCAAGACCATTTATCACACATCATAATAGTTTAGACATTCCTTTATATATGCGAATTGCTAACGAATTATATTTAAAAAGATTGATTGTTGGCGGTTTTGATGGTGTTTACGAATTTTCAAAAAATTTCCGTAACGAAGGAATGGATAGAACCCACAATCCTGAATTTACTGCAATGGAAATATACGTAGCTTACAAAGACTACAATTGGATGATGGAGTTTACCGAAAATCTTTTAGAATATTGCGCCTATGAGGTAAACAAAACAACCGAAACCACTTTCGGAGAACATACTGTAAACTTTAAAGCACCTTATGCAAGAGTTACGATGACTGATGCTATAAA
The window above is part of the Flavobacterium sp. PMTSA4 genome. Proteins encoded here:
- a CDS encoding ribonuclease HII, encoding MLSNNFSGKKLECGTDEAGRGCLAGPVTAAAIILPENYHLEFLNDSKQLSEKTREKLKPLIIESATSFAFTHIYNEEIDEINILNASMKAMQECVLKLFPTPEFIIVDGNRNINAKLGLKSIAGRTFTQKEIELLKSIPNKSIIKGDSKFTSIAASSILAKTFRDEYMDKIHEEFPMYNWKKNKGYPTIEHREAIRKYGVTKYHRKSFRLLPDQLTLEF
- the lipB gene encoding lipoyl(octanoyl) transferase LipB, with the translated sequence MNKNIRLFDLETKDYKETWDYQEKLFKEIVDLKLEKRNNPDIETPNYFIFVEHPHVYTLGKSGDMSNLLLSEKQLLEKGATFYKINRGGDITYHGPGQIVGYPILDLENFFTDIHKYLRFLEEVIILTLAEYNIIGTRSEGETGVWLDVGTPFARKICAMGVRASRWVTMHGFALNVNANLGYFDNIIPCGIKGKAVTSLNNELDVEKVNEEEVKDKIIKHFQNLFEAKILEKEIIL
- the lysS gene encoding lysine--tRNA ligase, whose translation is MQLSEQEIIRREKLQALRELNINPYPADLFPVNHTSKQVKENFSEGKKVIVAGRLMSVRDQGKAAFAELQDSEGRIQLYFNRDVICPEDDKTMYNQVFRKLTDLGDFIGIEGETFLTKVGAKCIRVDKFTFLSKTLRPLPLPKTDEEGHVFDAFVDPELRYRMRYVDLVVNPQVKEVFIKRTKLFNAMRTFFNNAGYMEVETPVLQAIPGGAAARPFITHHNSLDIPLYMRIANELYLKRLIVGGFDGVYEFSKNFRNEGMDRTHNPEFTAMEIYVAYKDYNWMMEFTENLLEYCAYEVNKTTETTFGEHTVNFKAPYARVTMTDAIKQFTGFDITGKTEAELFEAAKSMGIEVDETMGKGKLIDEIFGAKCEGNFIQPTFITDYPKEMSPLCKSHRDNPDLTERFELMVCGKEIANAYSELNDPIDQRERFENQMKLAEKGDDEANGIIDEDFLRALEFGMPPTSGLGIGMDRLMMFLTNNASIQEVLFFPQMKPEKKQLDLSEDEKLIVSLLKTENNQALSTLKEKSALSGKKWDAAMKGLAKHGLTKVIVDGENKNVVLN